A portion of the Acidisoma sp. PAMC 29798 genome contains these proteins:
- a CDS encoding peptidoglycan D,D-transpeptidase FtsI family protein, with translation MNDAPPPDARPNHPWGPMPEGRGGETVRITTPDLRRRAAIEKSRGRLVAVAGVFVLLFLAVAGKLADATLISPLKPAPRVVEHFDSAPVAVPPPPPGRAAIIDANGQILAVSLPVASLYADPRQMIDTDTVAQALKRVLPDINEPEIAKRLASAKAFVYIARTVTPAQQFAINNLGVPGLSFQMSAVRRYPLGDTAAQILGGVDVDGDGVAGVEKFFNTRLNTDTTPLRLSIDVRVQAILRDEVSAAVKQFTAIGGCGIVQDANDGRVLGMVSIPDFDANDLGSADPAARFNRCATGTYEPGSVFKLQTASMALDDNVIHLWDSFNTTHPIPIGRFHITDFEPKHYWMQLPDIMRFSSNIGASRISVLIGKDRQRDWLKKLGLLSREPIELPEAALPQTQPASAWGKATVMTVSFGNGIAETPLHISNTAVAIVNGGTLYPPTLLAAEPGDPPRTGTTVMQPSTSDTMRKLMRLIVVDGTGNFGEVPGYFVGAKTGTAQKVAAHGGYVKHTNYSSYVAAFPIYAPRYVVYIAIDSGHATAETHGFTTGGWMAGPAVSHTIARIGPMLNVMPRFTDVDAINAELAIATHINAPPGVTPLGPDNPGEPDDVAAADKPARKESHLGRAKVADSVPAPSMVASTLRHDAMYRVPLTAAADAAH, from the coding sequence GTGAACGACGCGCCGCCCCCCGACGCCCGTCCAAACCACCCCTGGGGTCCGATGCCCGAAGGGCGCGGTGGCGAAACGGTGCGCATCACGACGCCCGATCTGCGGCGCCGCGCCGCGATCGAAAAGAGCCGGGGCCGCCTCGTGGCCGTCGCCGGCGTCTTTGTCCTGCTGTTCCTGGCGGTCGCCGGCAAGCTCGCGGATGCCACGCTGATCAGCCCGCTGAAGCCCGCGCCGCGTGTGGTCGAGCATTTTGATTCGGCGCCCGTCGCGGTGCCGCCGCCGCCGCCGGGTCGCGCCGCCATCATCGACGCCAATGGCCAGATCCTGGCGGTGTCGCTGCCGGTCGCCAGCCTCTATGCCGATCCACGCCAGATGATCGATACGGATACGGTGGCCCAGGCGCTGAAGCGCGTGCTGCCCGACATCAATGAGCCGGAGATCGCGAAGCGCCTCGCCTCCGCCAAGGCCTTCGTCTATATCGCGCGCACCGTGACGCCGGCGCAGCAATTTGCGATCAATAACCTCGGCGTTCCAGGCCTGTCCTTCCAGATGTCGGCCGTGCGGCGCTATCCGCTGGGTGATACGGCGGCGCAGATCCTGGGCGGTGTCGATGTCGACGGCGACGGCGTTGCGGGTGTCGAGAAGTTCTTCAACACGCGCCTGAACACTGACACCACGCCGCTGCGGCTCTCGATCGATGTGCGGGTGCAGGCCATCTTGCGGGATGAGGTGTCGGCGGCGGTCAAGCAATTCACGGCCATCGGCGGCTGCGGCATCGTGCAGGATGCCAATGACGGGCGAGTGCTCGGCATGGTCAGCATTCCCGACTTTGACGCCAATGACCTCGGCAGCGCCGATCCGGCGGCGCGCTTCAACCGCTGCGCGACCGGCACCTATGAGCCGGGCAGCGTGTTCAAGCTGCAAACCGCGAGCATGGCGCTGGACGACAACGTCATCCACCTGTGGGACTCCTTCAACACCACGCATCCCATTCCCATCGGGCGCTTCCACATCACCGATTTCGAGCCGAAGCATTATTGGATGCAGCTGCCGGACATCATGCGTTTCTCGTCCAATATCGGGGCGTCGCGCATTTCCGTGCTCATCGGCAAGGATCGCCAGCGTGATTGGCTGAAGAAGCTCGGCCTGCTGTCGCGCGAGCCGATCGAATTGCCGGAGGCGGCGCTGCCGCAGACCCAGCCCGCCAGCGCCTGGGGCAAGGCCACCGTCATGACCGTGTCCTTCGGCAACGGCATCGCCGAGACGCCTCTGCACATCTCCAACACTGCCGTCGCCATCGTCAACGGCGGCACGCTGTATCCGCCGACGCTGCTGGCGGCCGAGCCCGGTGACCCGCCGCGCACCGGCACGACGGTGATGCAGCCATCGACCTCGGACACCATGCGCAAGCTGATGCGCCTTATCGTGGTTGATGGCACCGGCAATTTCGGTGAAGTGCCAGGCTATTTCGTTGGCGCCAAAACCGGCACGGCGCAGAAGGTGGCCGCCCATGGCGGCTACGTGAAGCACACCAACTACAGCTCCTACGTCGCGGCCTTTCCCATCTATGCGCCGCGCTACGTCGTTTATATCGCCATCGATTCCGGCCATGCGACGGCCGAGACCCATGGCTTCACCACCGGTGGCTGGATGGCGGGTCCTGCCGTCAGCCACACCATCGCGCGCATCGGTCCGATGCTGAACGTCATGCCCCGCTTCACGGACGTGGACGCGATCAACGCCGAACTGGCCATCGCCACCCATATCAACGCGCCGCCGGGCGTGACGCCGCTTGGCCCCGACAACCCCGGTGAGCCGGATGACGTGGCCGCCGCCGACAAGCCGGCCCGCAAGGAGAGCCATCTCGGCCGGGCAAAGGTCGCGGACAGCGTGCCGGCGCCGTCGATGGTGGCGTCCACCCTGCGCCACGATGCAATGTATCGCGTGCCGCTGACGGCCGCCGCAGATGCGGCTCATTGA
- the ftsL gene encoding cell division protein FtsL, producing the protein MIRPFTCICLMMAAGSGLYLYQVKQRAFALDSELRSTFHDIDAARDRTRMLKADWALMNDPERLQSLATQYLTLQPMGPTQLLTMDQLAAALPPVGLPASTAPDATPDATQGVPMALAAPTILPHTSPLPRIAALEPPVVPAPVVAAPDVAAADPTPAPLPAVPAQAVATPPLPPLALSQNGPAPNRPKPMKRAPRASTPTLPSRAWLASASGVTPPLADAVATRRTVVARTHHHVAPAAAPVQLYAANDAHQTAPTRYVPMQRITPPAATVMYSPASGSSLGMAAADLAPPRPLYSNSQ; encoded by the coding sequence ATGATCCGCCCCTTCACCTGCATCTGCCTCATGATGGCGGCCGGGTCCGGTCTCTATCTCTATCAGGTCAAGCAGCGCGCCTTCGCGCTGGACTCCGAATTGCGCAGCACCTTCCACGACATCGATGCCGCGCGCGACCGTACACGGATGCTGAAAGCCGATTGGGCGCTGATGAACGACCCTGAGCGGTTGCAGAGCCTGGCGACCCAGTATCTGACCTTGCAGCCGATGGGCCCGACCCAGCTTCTGACCATGGACCAGCTTGCCGCCGCCTTGCCACCGGTGGGCCTACCCGCATCCACGGCACCGGATGCCACGCCCGACGCCACGCAGGGCGTACCGATGGCCTTGGCCGCCCCGACCATCCTGCCGCATACCTCGCCGCTGCCGCGGATCGCCGCGCTTGAGCCGCCGGTGGTGCCTGCTCCGGTGGTGGCTGCGCCTGACGTCGCTGCCGCTGATCCCACGCCGGCACCTTTGCCTGCGGTTCCCGCCCAGGCCGTGGCGACGCCGCCGCTGCCGCCGCTCGCCCTCTCTCAGAACGGGCCTGCTCCGAACCGTCCGAAGCCCATGAAGCGTGCGCCCCGCGCAAGCACGCCGACTCTGCCGAGCCGTGCGTGGTTGGCGTCGGCCAGTGGCGTGACACCACCGCTGGCCGATGCTGTCGCCACCCGCCGCACCGTGGTGGCCCGGACACACCACCACGTTGCGCCGGCTGCAGCCCCGGTTCAGCTCTATGCCGCTAATGACGCGCACCAGACCGCGCCCACGCGCTACGTGCCGATGCAGCGCATTACGCCGCCGGCAGCGACGGTCATGTACAGTCCGGCCTCGGGCTCGTCGCTCGGGATGGCCGCCGCCGATCTGGCGCCGCCCCGTCCACTCTATTCCAATTCGCAGTAG
- the rsmH gene encoding 16S rRNA (cytosine(1402)-N(4))-methyltransferase RsmH has translation MTRTHVPVMLAEVLETLAPQDRGVYLDGTFGGGGYTGAILNQAGCTIWAIDRDPEAIARGAALASSFPGRLHLIEGRFGDLLDLLAERGVDGLDGVVLDLGVSSFQIDEAERGFSFRMDGPLDMRMGREGRSAADLVRELSADDLADLLYKFGEERQSRRIARAVVAARAVEPITTTAQLAGIIRGVLPPDRSGIDPATRSFQALRISVNDELGEIERALDQAARILRPGGRLVVVSFHSLEDRIVKRFMIDAAGQTASPSRHDPRGLLPTAEARFTMLTRKALRPGQPEIAANPRARSARLRALRRLDTEELAA, from the coding sequence ATGACCCGGACCCATGTGCCCGTCATGCTCGCCGAGGTGCTGGAGACGCTCGCTCCGCAGGACCGTGGCGTCTATCTCGACGGCACCTTTGGCGGCGGCGGCTATACCGGCGCCATCTTGAACCAGGCCGGCTGCACCATCTGGGCGATCGACCGTGACCCCGAGGCCATCGCGCGGGGCGCCGCCCTGGCGTCCAGCTTCCCCGGCCGTCTCCATCTCATCGAAGGCCGCTTCGGCGACCTGCTCGACCTGCTGGCGGAACGCGGCGTCGATGGGCTCGATGGTGTGGTGCTCGACCTTGGTGTCTCGTCTTTCCAGATCGACGAGGCCGAGCGCGGCTTCAGCTTCCGCATGGACGGTCCCTTGGATATGCGCATGGGTCGCGAGGGCCGCAGCGCCGCCGATCTGGTGCGTGAGCTTTCGGCCGACGATCTTGCCGACCTGCTCTATAAATTCGGCGAGGAGCGTCAGTCCCGCCGGATCGCCCGCGCCGTGGTCGCTGCCCGCGCGGTCGAGCCGATCACCACCACGGCGCAGCTTGCCGGCATCATTCGCGGCGTGCTGCCGCCCGACCGTTCGGGCATCGACCCCGCCACCCGCAGCTTCCAGGCGCTGCGCATTAGCGTGAACGACGAGCTGGGGGAGATCGAGCGAGCGCTGGATCAGGCGGCGCGCATCCTGCGCCCCGGCGGGCGCCTCGTCGTCGTCTCCTTCCATTCGTTGGAGGATCGCATCGTCAAACGCTTCATGATCGACGCCGCAGGGCAGACGGCCAGCCCGTCCCGCCATGATCCGCGGGGCCTGCTGCCGACGGCGGAAGCGCGCTTCACCATGCTGACGCGCAAGGCGCTGCGGCCGGGCCAGCCTGAGATCGCCGCCAATCCGCGCGCCCGGAGTGCCCGGCTGCGCGCCCTTCGTCGCCTCGACACCGAGGAGCTTGCGGCATGA
- the mraZ gene encoding division/cell wall cluster transcriptional repressor MraZ — MTHFLGTHLNRLDAKARVSVPLAYRTALKSLDSGAEGGAAMILRPSHKHPCIEAWPKAIFDQLSEPLERLDLFSEAHDDLAGALYFDAHPISADKEGRMILPESLIAHAGLTDNVVFMGLGRIFQIWEPAAAERRRAEARESARSRVLTLPGTPA, encoded by the coding sequence ATGACGCATTTTCTCGGGACCCACCTGAACAGGTTGGATGCCAAGGCGCGGGTGTCCGTGCCCCTCGCGTATCGCACGGCCCTCAAATCGCTGGATTCCGGTGCCGAAGGTGGCGCCGCGATGATCCTCCGCCCCTCCCACAAGCATCCCTGCATCGAAGCCTGGCCGAAGGCGATCTTTGACCAGTTGTCCGAGCCGCTCGAGCGGCTCGACCTGTTCAGTGAGGCGCATGACGATCTGGCCGGCGCGCTTTACTTCGACGCCCACCCGATCAGCGCCGACAAGGAAGGGCGCATGATTCTTCCAGAATCCCTGATTGCCCATGCGGGACTTACGGATAACGTCGTCTTTATGGGACTCGGGCGCATTTTTCAGATTTGGGAGCCGGCCGCCGCCGAACGTCGTCGGGCAGAGGCGCGCGAAAGCGCGCGCTCGCGCGTCCTGACGCTGCCGGGGACGCCCGCATGA
- a CDS encoding N-acetylmuramoyl-L-alanine amidase encodes MVREQLSPNHDERPEPVDILVMHYTGMTSGRAAIDRLCDPASRVSCHYVVEEDGTVWRLVPEARRAWHAGVSAWRGHELLNGRSIGIEIVNPGHEWGYRPFPEVQMAAVRDLSLGILSRHAIPPRNVVAHSDIAPDRKEDPGELFDWPGLAVAGVGLWPDFSDTLAGVTDARADLARIGYPVSPESAGPEAFATVLRAFQRHWRPAAITGLADAETAGRIAILAAAIA; translated from the coding sequence ATGGTGCGGGAGCAGCTCTCTCCCAATCATGACGAGCGGCCGGAGCCGGTCGATATCCTGGTGATGCATTACACGGGCATGACCAGCGGGCGGGCGGCGATCGACCGGTTGTGCGATCCGGCCTCCCGCGTGTCCTGCCACTATGTGGTGGAGGAAGACGGGACCGTCTGGCGTCTGGTGCCAGAGGCGCGCCGGGCCTGGCATGCCGGCGTCTCCGCCTGGCGCGGTCATGAATTGCTGAACGGGCGATCGATCGGCATCGAGATCGTCAATCCCGGCCATGAATGGGGCTATCGGCCATTCCCCGAGGTGCAGATGGCGGCTGTGCGCGACCTCTCGCTGGGCATCCTGTCGCGCCACGCCATTCCGCCGCGCAATGTCGTCGCCCATAGCGATATCGCGCCGGATCGGAAGGAAGATCCGGGTGAGCTTTTCGATTGGCCGGGTCTGGCCGTCGCCGGCGTCGGGCTGTGGCCGGATTTTTCCGACACGCTCGCTGGGGTGACCGATGCGCGGGCTGACCTGGCCCGCATCGGCTATCCGGTGTCGCCCGAGAGCGCCGGGCCCGAGGCTTTCGCGACGGTGCTGCGGGCCTTCCAACGGCATTGGCGGCCCGCTGCCATCACGGGCCTCGCCGATGCCGAGACGGCCGGGCGGATTGCCATTCTGGCGGCTGCCATCGCTTGA
- a CDS encoding site-specific DNA-methyltransferase: MRRDVDLTRELPLDQLLLGDCIHHMRMLPPASVHCVFADPPYNLQLQGELRRPDESIVDGVDDDWDRFADFAEYDRFTREWLTECRRVLRKDGTLWVIGAYHNIFRIGSILQDLGFWVLNDIVWRKANPMPNFRGRRFTNAHETLIWAARGRDSRYRFNYQAMKTANDDLQMRSDWYLPLCGGPERLRNQHGLKLHPTQKPEAMLHRVLLASTAPEDIVLDPFSGTGTTAVVAKRLGRHFIGIERHPAYVEAAWGRLRDTKVLAADAMSITPSRRDMPRIAFGSLVESGAIAAGTVLFDKQRRVSAVVGSDGSVSAGDLRGSIHKIGAELTNAPSCNGWTFWHFERNGVVVPLDVLRKP, from the coding sequence ATGAGGAGGGATGTGGATCTTACCCGCGAACTGCCGCTGGACCAGCTTCTGCTGGGCGACTGCATCCATCATATGCGGATGCTGCCGCCGGCCTCGGTGCATTGCGTCTTCGCTGATCCACCCTACAATCTTCAGCTTCAGGGTGAGCTGAGGCGGCCCGATGAAAGCATCGTCGACGGCGTCGATGACGATTGGGATCGTTTCGCGGATTTCGCCGAATACGATCGTTTCACGCGGGAATGGTTGACCGAATGCCGCCGCGTGCTGCGCAAGGATGGCACGCTGTGGGTGATCGGCGCCTATCACAACATCTTTCGCATCGGTTCCATTCTTCAGGATCTGGGCTTCTGGGTTTTGAACGACATCGTGTGGCGCAAGGCCAATCCGATGCCGAATTTCCGGGGCCGGCGCTTTACCAATGCCCATGAGACCCTGATCTGGGCGGCGCGTGGCCGGGATTCGCGCTACCGCTTCAACTATCAGGCGATGAAGACCGCGAATGATGATTTGCAGATGCGCAGCGACTGGTATCTGCCGCTCTGTGGCGGACCGGAAAGACTGCGCAACCAGCATGGGTTGAAGCTGCATCCGACGCAAAAGCCTGAGGCGATGCTGCACCGCGTGCTGCTCGCCTCGACCGCGCCCGAGGATATCGTGCTCGACCCCTTTTCCGGCACCGGCACCACGGCCGTGGTCGCCAAACGCCTTGGGCGCCATTTCATCGGCATCGAGCGGCATCCCGCCTATGTCGAGGCGGCCTGGGGCCGGCTGCGGGACACCAAGGTGCTCGCGGCCGACGCGATGTCCATCACGCCGTCGCGGCGGGACATGCCGCGCATCGCCTTCGGCAGCCTGGTGGAAAGCGGGGCGATCGCCGCCGGCACGGTCTTGTTCGACAAGCAGCGCCGCGTGTCCGCCGTGGTCGGCTCGGATGGCAGCGTCAGCGCCGGGGATCTGCGCGGTTCCATTCACAAGATCGGCGCTGAGCTGACGAACGCACCCTCCTGCAACGGCTGGACCTTCTGGCATTTCGAGCGGAACGGCGTGGTCGTGCCGTTGGACGTGCTGCGCAAGCCGTGA
- a CDS encoding ribonuclease HII, which produces MAPHYKLERAAGGRVAGLDEVGRGPLAGPVVAAAVVFPRGVPRGLGKLLDDSKKLTAERREAASRALYAAKLAGTAEIAVGAASVTEIGRINILWASMLAMKRALERLPNPPDLALIDGNRPPDVRCATQCVIGGDAISLSIAAASIVAKVARDRAMARLAVRFPHYGWATNAGYGTAAHCEALARLGVTPHHRRDFAPVRAILERITLTEVSPMLWDWPEMATDGEPSLDPVPAVLVNSVPA; this is translated from the coding sequence ATGGCGCCGCATTACAAGCTGGAACGCGCCGCCGGCGGCCGTGTCGCCGGCCTCGACGAAGTCGGCCGAGGCCCGCTCGCGGGGCCAGTGGTCGCCGCCGCCGTGGTCTTTCCGCGCGGTGTGCCGCGTGGCCTCGGCAAGCTGCTCGACGATTCCAAGAAACTCACGGCCGAGCGGCGGGAAGCGGCGTCCCGCGCGCTCTATGCCGCGAAGCTGGCCGGCACGGCGGAAATCGCAGTCGGTGCGGCCTCGGTCACGGAAATCGGTCGGATCAATATCCTCTGGGCCAGCATGCTCGCCATGAAGCGGGCGCTGGAGCGGCTGCCCAACCCGCCGGATCTTGCCTTGATCGACGGCAACCGGCCGCCGGATGTGCGCTGCGCCACGCAATGCGTGATCGGTGGGGATGCCATCAGCCTGTCGATCGCGGCGGCTTCCATCGTCGCCAAGGTCGCGCGTGATCGCGCCATGGCGCGGCTGGCGGTGCGCTTTCCCCATTATGGTTGGGCGACGAATGCCGGCTATGGCACGGCGGCCCATTGTGAGGCCTTGGCGCGGCTCGGCGTGACCCCGCATCATCGTCGTGATTTCGCGCCTGTCCGCGCCATTCTTGAACGCATCACGCTGACCGAGGTCAGTCCGATGCTATGGGATTGGCCGGAGATGGCCACAGATGGAGAGCCGTCGCTTGACCCCGTGCCCGCTGTCCTTGTCAATTCCGTGCCTGCTTAG
- a CDS encoding pyridoxal phosphate-dependent aminotransferase gives MSVSPPAVSDDLIRLQGSKIVAVARLAFGRPDTEFLCFGESDQHSPPGAITALAEALAQGETRYPDVRGLPPLRAALAEYLTAIHALPVPESRVLVTASGMAALAVALSAIVRAGDRVVLHEPAWPNAGNAARLRGAEVVALALDARQDGRFHLDLEKLDQALVGARCFILNSPNNPTGWTATQAELQAILDLCRKHGCWLLSDEVYSRLVYDGSGVAPSLLDIAESHDRVIVCNSFSKTWVMTGWRLGWLIVPEGTRDDMAEIVECTHSGVAPFIQHGGLAAVADTKTLENFRAHCAEGRAITAEFLGALPGVHYASPDGAFYAFIKVDGMTDSVQVAQDLVMRHGIAIAPGVAFGESGEGWLRVCFAVAPERLRRALTRLSAGLSTRRAAA, from the coding sequence ATGAGTGTTTCTCCCCCCGCTGTGAGTGACGATCTGATCCGGCTCCAAGGCTCGAAAATCGTCGCCGTGGCACGCCTGGCCTTCGGCCGACCGGACACTGAATTCCTGTGTTTCGGCGAGTCGGACCAGCACAGCCCGCCCGGCGCCATCACCGCCCTGGCCGAGGCTCTGGCCCAGGGCGAGACCCGCTATCCTGATGTGCGCGGCCTGCCGCCGCTGCGCGCGGCGCTGGCGGAGTATCTCACCGCCATCCATGCCCTGCCGGTGCCGGAAAGCCGCGTGCTCGTCACCGCCTCCGGCATGGCGGCGCTGGCCGTCGCCCTGTCGGCTATCGTGCGCGCCGGCGACCGCGTCGTGCTGCATGAGCCCGCCTGGCCCAATGCCGGCAATGCGGCGCGGCTGCGCGGGGCGGAAGTCGTGGCCCTGGCGCTGGACGCACGCCAGGACGGTCGCTTCCACCTCGACCTCGAAAAACTGGACCAGGCCCTGGTCGGTGCGCGCTGCTTCATTCTGAATTCGCCCAACAACCCGACCGGCTGGACCGCGACGCAAGCTGAGTTGCAGGCAATCCTGGATCTCTGCCGCAAGCACGGCTGCTGGCTGCTATCCGATGAGGTTTATTCCCGTCTGGTTTATGACGGCAGCGGTGTCGCGCCCTCGCTGCTCGACATCGCCGAATCGCATGACCGCGTCATCGTTTGCAACAGCTTCAGCAAGACCTGGGTGATGACCGGCTGGCGCCTCGGTTGGCTCATCGTGCCCGAGGGCACGCGGGACGATATGGCAGAGATCGTCGAATGCACGCATTCGGGCGTGGCGCCCTTCATTCAACATGGCGGTCTCGCCGCTGTCGCCGACACCAAGACGCTCGAAAACTTTCGCGCCCATTGCGCCGAGGGGCGGGCGATCACCGCCGAATTCCTCGGCGCCCTGCCGGGCGTTCACTATGCCTCGCCGGACGGCGCCTTCTACGCCTTCATCAAGGTCGATGGCATGACCGACAGCGTGCAGGTCGCGCAGGATCTGGTCATGCGCCACGGCATCGCCATCGCGCCGGGCGTCGCCTTCGGCGAAAGCGGGGAGGGGTGGCTGCGCGTTTGTTTCGCCGTTGCGCCCGAGCGTTTGCGCCGCGCGCTCACGCGCCTGAGTGCGGGCCTCAGCACCCGTCGCGCCGCCGCATGA
- a CDS encoding ABC transporter ATP-binding protein: MDQTVQSVQSPPGVQAEGKLLFHLENCRQSYHKDASADVIVLDDVDLSLREGEIVGLLGRSGSGKSTLLRIVAGLLKPTSGDVRWRGEPLTGPAEGVAMVFQSFALFPWLTVEENVALGLEAQGVSRSERETRAEEAIDLIGLGGYENAYPKEMSGGMRQRVGLARALVVHPDLLLMDEPFSALDVLTAETLRTDLIDLWSEGRLPVKAIMMVTHNIEEAVLMCDRILVFSSNPGRVASELKVPFAHPRNRLAPDFRQLVDDIYALMTRRPVEPPKPQAADKGLVPAPQPFQALPVVSTNLMAGLMETIAGEPYMGRADLPALANAFQMEADELLPIGEALQLLRFAEFEEGDITLTEGGKRFVEAETDERKEQFSEAVLAHVPMIAQIRQVLEERWNHRAPALRFRDELEDHMSPDYADSTIRTVISWGRYGELFSYDREADQFSLEDEGEDED; encoded by the coding sequence ATGGACCAGACCGTGCAAAGCGTTCAGAGCCCGCCTGGCGTACAGGCCGAAGGCAAGCTGCTGTTTCATCTCGAAAACTGCCGCCAGTCGTATCACAAGGACGCCTCTGCCGATGTCATCGTCCTTGACGATGTCGATCTCTCGCTGCGGGAGGGGGAGATCGTCGGCCTGCTCGGCCGCTCGGGTTCGGGGAAGTCCACCCTGCTCCGCATCGTCGCGGGCCTGCTGAAGCCGACCTCGGGCGATGTGCGCTGGCGCGGTGAGCCGCTGACCGGCCCCGCCGAGGGCGTGGCGATGGTGTTTCAGAGCTTCGCGCTGTTTCCTTGGCTCACGGTGGAGGAGAATGTGGCCCTCGGCCTGGAAGCGCAGGGCGTGTCCCGGTCTGAGCGCGAAACTCGCGCCGAGGAAGCGATCGACCTCATCGGTCTCGGTGGCTACGAGAACGCCTATCCGAAGGAAATGTCGGGCGGCATGCGTCAGCGCGTCGGTCTGGCCCGGGCGCTCGTGGTGCATCCCGACTTGCTGCTGATGGACGAGCCGTTCAGCGCCCTGGACGTGCTGACGGCGGAAACGCTGCGCACGGACTTGATCGATCTCTGGTCCGAGGGCCGGCTGCCGGTGAAGGCGATCATGATGGTGACGCATAATATCGAGGAGGCGGTGCTGATGTGCGACCGCATCCTGGTCTTCTCCTCCAATCCCGGCCGCGTCGCGAGCGAGTTGAAGGTGCCTTTCGCGCATCCCCGTAACCGCCTCGCGCCCGACTTCCGCCAACTGGTGGACGACATCTATGCCCTGATGACCCGTCGTCCGGTGGAGCCGCCGAAGCCGCAGGCGGCGGATAAGGGTCTGGTGCCCGCGCCGCAGCCCTTCCAGGCGCTGCCGGTGGTGTCGACCAACCTGATGGCCGGTTTGATGGAGACGATCGCCGGTGAGCCCTATATGGGCCGCGCCGATCTTCCGGCCCTGGCGAATGCCTTCCAGATGGAAGCGGATGAGCTGCTGCCGATCGGTGAGGCGCTGCAACTGCTGCGCTTCGCCGAGTTCGAGGAGGGCGACATCACGCTGACCGAAGGCGGCAAGCGCTTCGTGGAAGCCGAGACGGATGAGCGCAAGGAGCAGTTTTCCGAAGCGGTGCTCGCCCATGTGCCGATGATCGCCCAAATTCGGCAGGTGTTGGAGGAGCGTTGGAACCACCGCGCCCCGGCGCTGCGCTTTCGGGATGAGTTGGAAGACCATATGTCGCCCGACTATGCCGATTCCACCATCCGGACGGTGATCTCCTGGGGGCGGTATGGGGAGTTGTTCAGCTACGACCGTGAGGCCGACCAGTTTAGCCTGGAGGATGAAGGCGAAGACGAGGACTGA